One stretch of Lysobacter sp. KIS68-7 DNA includes these proteins:
- a CDS encoding glutathione binding-like protein, with amino-acid sequence MLDIYYAASPNGMKLPLFLEEVAEQGAPLAHRLIPVKLSAGEQFRPEFLAISPNNKIPAIVDHAPVDGGAPLSIFESAAILQYLAEKSGKLLAPDPRTRIETLQWLTWQVAGLGPMAGQSGWFRVHSQQRDDYAIDRYVRETHRLYGVLDRHLAGREFIAGDAYSIADIACWPWIYSHAGHGQSLEDFPDIARWFEAIRQRPATQRAFAHYVDPYARVRHPAIEEQVA; translated from the coding sequence ATGCTGGACATCTATTACGCGGCATCGCCCAACGGCATGAAGCTGCCGCTGTTCCTGGAGGAAGTCGCGGAACAGGGCGCGCCGCTGGCGCATCGCCTGATCCCGGTGAAGCTCTCGGCCGGCGAACAGTTCCGCCCCGAGTTCCTCGCCATCTCGCCGAACAACAAGATCCCCGCGATCGTCGACCACGCGCCCGTCGATGGCGGCGCGCCCCTGTCGATCTTCGAATCGGCCGCGATCCTGCAATACCTCGCGGAGAAGAGCGGCAAGTTGTTGGCGCCCGATCCGCGCACGCGCATCGAAACCCTGCAGTGGCTGACCTGGCAAGTCGCTGGCCTGGGCCCGATGGCCGGGCAATCGGGCTGGTTCCGCGTGCATTCGCAACAACGCGACGACTACGCCATCGACCGCTATGTGCGCGAAACGCATCGCCTCTACGGCGTGCTGGATCGCCACCTCGCGGGTCGCGAATTCATCGCCGGCGACGCGTATTCGATCGCCGACATCGCCTGCTGGCCGTGGATCTACTCACACGCGGGCCATGGCCAGTCGCTCGAGGACTTCCCGGACATCGCGCGCTGGTTCGAGGCCATTCGCCAACGCCCTGCGACGCAACGCGCCTTCGCACATTACGTCGACCCTTACGCCCGCGTGCGCCACCCGGCGATCGAGGAGCAAGTCGCATGA